The following is a genomic window from Oscarella lobularis chromosome 2, ooOscLobu1.1, whole genome shotgun sequence.
TtgtagaccggtttttagaagcggttcgggcacggtaagtcgaatagaccggtttttagaagcggttcggctAAGGTAagtcgaatagaccggtttttagaagcggttcggctAAGGTAAGtcaaatagaccggtttttagaagcggttcggccAAGGTAAGTGAAATAGACCGGTTTATAcaagcggttcgggcacgtagaccggtttttagaagcggttcggctAAGGTAAGTCAAATTaaccggtttttagaagcggttcggccAAGGTAAGtcaaatagaccggtttatacaagcggttcgggcacgtagaccggtttttagaagcggttcggctAAGGTAAGACTTTTGGCACGAATAACGCGTCATAGCGCTGCAGCTGGTTTTCCCGTATTTGGTGGCGGCATTCCGGACAAGTCGAGGTCTTTGGTTGCTGTAGCCACGATTCAATGCAGTTCTTGCAAAACGAATGACCACACGGAGCGACGACGGGTTCGTTCATCGCAGTCAAGCAGATTGTGCAACACAAGctatcgtcgacggcattcACGTACTCATGCGGCCCTTTGGCGTCTTCACTGCTGCTAGTGTGCGCCTAGAGAGGCAGCAAACGTGAAGACTGGTTACAGACTATAGTACTCATTCCTTACCATACTCACGTGACATCTGTTGTGGACTCGGAGGCGGCACACTTTCACTGTTGTTTTGATTACCCAAACATTTTTAAGAGATATAGAGGATGCGCGCACAAACTACTCTTCCTCACTTGTTTGAAGCCGCGTACAGTAGTGTTGGggtttttattttcgtttttttctcaagCAGGTCTTGTCAAGATTTGTAGAGACAATCTGTTAACTTATCAGGTAATAGGCGGAGCCAGACACGTAACGCTTTCGGTATGGACGAAGGGTTGCTTGCACCGGATCTGCAGTCGGAGCAGCCAACAGGCCACTGCAGTGCCATAACTCGATTCAACCAGGGCAGGCGAGCCTTGGCTATTCTTCTCTTTATCCAGACACTCCAAGGAGCAGCACTCTGGTCCATCACATTGTCGGTGATCACGTACTCGACGTTCTTCCTCAATTTCTCGCCCAAAGCGGTCACTGCAACGTCTATCATAGTCACAGGAACAAGCTACGTTTTGTCACTTCCCATCGCCTGGTTTGCTGACCGAAAAGTCGGCTGCTTCGTCGTCCTAGCGGTAGCGCTTCCCGTCTACACGGCTGGTGCCGGACTCATAGCTGCATCGGCGCTAAAGACAAAGCCGAGCGACGCAGCCGACTTGAGCGACAGATCGGATTCGTATGATATTGCGACGTTTGTGTCCGGCATTGTTTTGGCCGGTTTCGGTGCGTCATCGGTGAGGGCCGTCCTTATGCCGTACATGCTCGATCAGCTTGGTGACGGAAGCCAACGCAGGTCCGTTATAGCATCTTTCTGCACGAtatcctttttcttcatcaacGTCGGCGCTGTTCTGGCCATCGGACTCGGCCTGTGGCTTTGCAGAGAACCGCGGTTTTGGGTCCAGACGCCGGAATATCACGATTCGTACAATTTCTTCTGGCTGTTTCTGATTGCTCCTGTCTGCCTACTTGGTTGCTGCATTGCTCTGGTGTTTGGCAAGTCGACATTGATCACGCGTTATCCTTGTGCCGATTTAGGCGCCAGGGTTCCAAGTCTCCGTTCCATAATTCGAGCTGGTTGTTGCTTTTCCTGCGAACGTCGCGATTTTAACGTACGAGTGCAAGAAGGCGCCGTTCAACAGCAAAGCGCTATCAGTGCACTGACGAAAAGTCTAAGTGCTTTTGTGCCAGTCCTTTCTAGTCTTGTCATCTACTACATGACCGACGCTCAGTATAGTAGTTCTTTTACAGAACAATCACTTCACATGAACATATATAAGAATGGAAGTTACCTGCCGTCGTCTCAGCAGCCAAATGAAACGTGCAacatgacgacggcgtcacAGCATGATAGTAACTTTTCGCCTCTTTTAGTCACCATCATAAATCCTCTTAtgtttcttctgtttctgcCAATCTACCAATGGATCATTCGTCCTCTCTGGGAAGTAAttgcaaagaaagagatgaCGTTGCTCGATCGTATACTTTTTGGTATGATCGTTGCTCTACTAGCTTGTCTTTCTGCGACACTTGTTGAACTCTTTCGCGTCAAATCTcggttttattttctctgtCTACATCTCGGCAAGGCCCATACGCTACACGTGTTTTCGTCACTCTCGTTTTACTACCAGGTGCCTCAGTACAGTCTAATGGGGATTGCCGAGGTGTTCTCTTTAGTAGCATCCGCTGAATTTGTCTTGTCAAGAGCGCCTCGACAAGTTCGCTGCACCGCCATAGGTTTCTATTTCTTTGTCACCGGCGTTGGAAATTATCTCGGCGCTTGTTTGATATATGCTCTACGATCCTTTGATCTCTACTATGACGATCCGTCAACGGAAGAGCATATTAGCACTGCTGTGACGAGAgcagaaaattcaaaagcCTACGTGTTTTTTATCTGTGTAGACGTTGTGATATTTGTGAACATGctgatttttgtttttatcaAAAATCGCAACTGGATTGCACGTCGTGCTGTGTAGTGCCAAACGAAAGAGACCTAAAACTATTTAACCAAACGTCTGGCTTAGTTCAGTTTAGTCACTTTTTTTCAGAATATATCATAAACAACTACTGGTTCCTGTTTATGATACGATAAAAATCACGTGTCATTTACATCCGGGTACATCTACATTTTCTCGTTCGTTTGCGACCATAGACGTCCTGCTCGCTCcaaagatgatgatgatgatgatgatgatgcgaCCATATGCAACGAACAAGTGGTGCATGCGACGTGTCTACGTCTGTGAGCAATTTCTCAATTGCTGTAGAGCCTTTGCAGTAAGACCCTCCGCGTTCCCCTCTTCTCCTCTCCCCCTCCTCCCGCGACTAGAGCACAGACTTCACGATTCGCattatctatctatctaatACATCAAAGGTGGCGCAGAAGAAAGACCGTGGCATACTCTTAGACAAACATACAGTAAATCatgtttttcttcagttctGAGTCTTGACGTGCTCAGCTAGGCTTCACTGAGGCGCCGGAACCTCTTCGATGATTATCCTGCATGCGGAATTCCAGCAGGTGTACGCATCAAATTGTCCATAGCCTGTGCACTGCCCGACGTTAAACTGCACTTTTCTAACACCACCTGGGAGTTTCTTAGATTGGCCTACACCTCCACACAGCCCTGCCACTGTTGAATGGCGATGGTGATCCGTTTTGTGAAGAATATGCAAAGCAGTGTCAATGGGATTTGGATTGGTGCACTCTGCACCGTCAATAGTGAAGTACCAACGCATGCAGCAGCTGTGACAGTATCCGAGTCTCAACGTGCCTTGATAAGTTATTCGAAGAAAAGTTTTTTCCTCGCGTTTTGTAAACCAGCAGTGCATTAGGCTTCCCCTATCCTCTCCTTTGTTGAGGGACTGGAAGACACACTGTTTCCAGTTTGGAAGaaatccgacgacgttctgtGGCAAAACTAGTGTTGCtacaaagaaacaaaagataCAGAGACAACGTTCATGGTAACGTCGATACAAGGTATCATACGGAGAGGAAGCTCTTCAACAACAATGCGAGACACGTAATCCCATCCGGTGTTGGCATCGACGTTGGGGTTATTTCCATTGCATGTACCCACGTGGAACTGAATTCTTCGTACACCAGCTGCTAGGCTGTAATGCCCGCTTGATGTAAGCTTGGACTCGCAAATACCAGTTACTGTTGTAGAACGATGAATATTGACGTTGTTATTCTACACTCCGCATAAGGTACGTTTTGAACTTTACATGTGATTACCTGATAAATGACTCCTTCGACCCTGGTAGGATTTGTACACTCGTGACCATCTATCTTAAAAAACCATCTCTTGCAGCATGTTCCACAGGCTATTCGCAGATCGCCAAGCCAACTTAGCCGCAGCGCCGATGTGTTCTCGTTTTTCACAATAACGACTTCTCGCAACACGCTATTGTCTTCCCCTTGATTCAGCATCCAGGTAAATTGCTCCCATTGCAAAAAAGGCAAGTAATCAGTTATTGAGTTTTTATCTAGGTTTTTCAATAAGAAATGGCATTTATTCATTAGCTTTTTATACCGTGGCAGGCACAGTACGTCCATCCACCGTCCACCGTTGAACACCaacttcgacttcttccagCAGTCGTACAATACGGATACGACTTTCCGCTGTACGCGATAGGAAAAGCACATTTTCCTTTATCACCTGATGTCCCTCCGCATGTTTTGTTGCCTGTATACAGGTAATAGTTTGTGTAACAactaatttatttatttattcatttattacCTGGGAAAGCTCCTTCGGGCGGAGGCACTTCTTCGATAACCAATCTGCATGCACTTTGCCAGCAGGCATAAGCATCTCTGAAGGCATCTCCATTGTGGTTTGTAACAGCAAAAGCCACAGTATGCTCTCCTTTTAGTATTGGCAAATTTCCCGCTTGCAAGCAATAGCCCCCAATATTAGCTGGATAATGGTAGTCATTAGCAACGCCTTCGTAAGCGTGTGCGTCAATTGCCGCTGGAAGTGTGCAAGATGCGCCGTCAATCTTTACAAACCATCGCATGGCACTGCCCGCTCTAAAAAGAAGTTGTTGCTTGAAATTAAACATAAATAAACCTAAATGTGCCCTAAATGTACCCTGTTATACGCAGCGTTCCAATGTAAGTTATTTTTAACCACGTATCATCTCTCTTTTTCACGAACTTGCAGCGAATAATGTCACCAAAATCCAACCCGTAGTTGATACGATTGTGAGTACATTGCTTCCAGTTTAGGCTATGATATCCGTCGTGGCGTTGTTTGTAAAAAGGAAAGCTTTTAGCTGTAAGTTGACCTAAGGCACAATCAAAAAACCATCCAAGTTACAAAACTGTGCTTACCAAAAACTACTTCTTCTATCGTCATTCGAGATTGGCTTGAATCGAGGCCAGTATAAGCGTCATAAATGTTGTTGTGATACAAGCAGTTTCCAACATTCAAATGGATAAGATGAGCCCCTTCTCTGACTTTGTTTTGCTCGACCGTTTCGCAGTATCCGGTTATAGTAGAAGTACGGTGAATATTAAGATTTTGTGTTTGATAGATGACAGCTTCAATTTTCTGGTCACATTCTATGCCGTCAACGGTGAAATACCATCTCATGCAACAATTTGTACATCCTTGAACGCGAAGAGCGCCACTCCAAGTCAGCCGAAGTGCTGTAGCAGCCGAAACTTTATCAATATTACACTCCTACAGAGGTAATCttaattttcattttcatttatAATGGTGCAATGGTTTGTTACAGCAACGGCGCCATAGTCTTTGCTGTCTTTGATTTTGTACAAGCACTGATTCCAGTTTAGAATGTCTCTGTCGTGCGATCTCTCACCGCTGATGTTACCTCCTATTAGAATCAACAGGTTGTAAACAATGTGCGTACATTTTATTCTAATATGTACCTGGCTGACCAGGTGCACCTTTCTCTCCCTGTTGCCCTTGTTCACCTTTGTCGCCTTTATCACCTATTGTAGGTTAATTTTAGTTATTTTGTAAGTACTGCAGGCATAAGTATACCTTTGGCTCCAggttttccttcagttgcggtCTCACCGTTGCAGCTGCTGATGCACGGCGGGCCTTGGGGACCGGGCTTTCCTGGAACTCCCGGAACCCCGGGAATTCCTATACATGTTGAACCAGAACGATGAAAAAATTTAATCAAATAATCCAAAACGTTTTCTACCGTCTCTTCCAGGATGGCCTGTAGAATCAGCATAACTAAATTAGACAGACCTGCACAAAATTGTTTACCTTGAAGACAAACACTTGTTGTGCGAAATGTCTTCATCTCGTATTCATCAGAACTatttttattcttagagAATCGCATCACGAGAATCGAAACTTGACGACGGTATTTCTGGCTTACTGCATGGCATCTCGAAAAAGCTAAAAGTGTGGCGACAAGCAGCGTGGGACAGAGCTCGCTTAGTAGTGACATCGCAGCTTATACAATTCAGACCTGAACGATGTTCGTCTTTATAAGCACTTACTTCTACAGACACTTCCTTTggctagaaaaaaagcgtCTAGCCGGTGTCCGCTCCTTCAGTTTGTCGGTGAAACCGGTCCTATTCCGGTTACTAAGAACTTAGAGGCATACTTCCTCGAGATACAAAAATCTACCAAAATCAACCAGTAGTATAGCTAATTGCCACGTATAAAATGAACGATAAACAGAAAAATGTGACGTGCATACTATGCCTCTTTCCTAAAAGCGTCAGAggtttttgaatttgaaagtCCCTTACGCCGAGCGAATGTGTATTTGAAGTGTTGGTGAGCCGGAACTAGACATCGCTCCTCTTGCTTTCAGACCGAACCCGATGTCTTTTTCATGCCAGCCATTGTCTCCCTTAGAGGGTTTGCCTTTGTACATGTTGCGGTACAATTTGCTGTCAGGTCTTAGTTCTCCCTCGAAGGCTTGAACATCCCACCAATTTTGGTAAATGTTGTAGTTGAATGGAACGCTGAATAGCACTGCGACTGTAATTGGATTCGAGGGTCGAACGTTGATGGTAAAGACACCAACCACACCTGTTGCGAACGGGCCGACGGTTTTTCGAGCACTATAGACAAAACCCTTTTTTGGCGGCACGCGTTCTGGAAGAACACCATCAGATGTTCCTGATTTAAAATATGTTCCTATTGGCTTCCATTCAGTTTCTGTGTGATTGATCACTCCAACTGctatctttctttttgttccTAGTTTCTCAAGAGCATCCGTGAGGATGTCTGCAACAGAAGAGGAACTACTGTCAAATAGAAGAAATTTCGCAGCTTTGACAACAGCTTCCGCcattctaagaaaaaaagacaccGATAACTTCAAGTTGAAAGATCGTCCTTGCAAAATTGCGTGGGAGAAGCCTGACTGAGGATCGGAGAAAAGGCGCTAGAAAGAATCGCCAGTGACTTAGCTCTACACCGGATCgccaataaatcaataagttTTGCTAAAACGCCTAGTCCCGAACAAAGCGACGTCTGGTGTAAACAGAATAATAGGTATATAGCTACGCAAAGGAACTTCAACGGTATCAATAAGCCAATTAAGCAGGGTCAAAACTTATGTTGCTTACAAATACCTTGATTAGGAAGAGAATTGGGTCAAACGTGTACTTAGCAACGGTGCGGAAAAGTCAACAAATCCGGCGTACGCTATTGACTCGCGTGATACAACCAATTTAATTGAGACTTGAACACAAGCCGACCCTGTGAGCATGCTGTCACTTACGGGACGTCTGGCGGAGCGCATGCACTCGGTGCATATTCACCAATAGTGAATCAAATTCGTTTGAAAGTCGTAATAGGCGCagcgacgcgtttcgcgaTCTCGCGCCAATTTTGCGTTGAAATCGGTCGCCTGCTGGGACGCGCGCTTCCACGCGTGTTGCACGCGCagcgaatcgccgccgccgccgcgtccgCGACCGCCGGGTCTTTTCGTTGTCGAGGAAACGAGCGCCTTTTGTTCGTCGGCGCGCTTTTTCAGCTCGCGATCTTGAAGCACGCGCGCATAGCGCCTGTACTCGTCCGGATGCTCGCGCATCATCAGCTGACAAACGTCATCACTGCGCAGTGCTGTGaggccttgagaaaattGCTGTTCGTCGATCGCTCCCTCGTCGAAGAGTAATCGCGCTCTTCGACTAAGACGGGTCTGCGTTGGAGGCTCGGGTATTTGCGCTGAAACGAACGGACTCCGTTGATGCCGAGGTATTCGGCGACTTGCTCTTGCAGGAGGTAGAACTCGGCCGACGGATCGTCTCGAGGCCACTGGTATTCGAAGAGGCGTTCGGCTGGAAACGTCAAGTCAATAAGCGGCAGTCCGTCCGCACCGTTTGTCTGTTTCTCCAGCGATTTCGCAGATTTTGCCAtgctagcgtgcgttagcaGTTTTGCCCTGAATTACAGCATAGATGTATGAGAGATCTCTCATACATCTATGATTACAGCATAGAGCATAGATGTATGGTTACAGTACTCGCTCTAAAAGGCACACTCCTGATGAAGTTTCATAATGAAGCGCAACTTTATAAACTGAATGCACAGGATATTTCAATAACTGACCCAAAAATGATGTTTCACTTTTAATTAACATCTAATCTACAGTACGTAAGTCGTCAATCCATTCTCTCAACCTGTTATCTTGATTTGACGTAAACCAATTACTAGCAAGGGCTGTTGCAACTAGCATTAGCGTGTCTAGTGTTTTCCAGCATTGATACGATCGATGGATACAATTGAATAACCTTGTCGGATTTACGGAAGCAGGACGGTTTTCCAAATTTTGCGAAATGAATTTGGATAAATCGACAACAGAATCATTTGAAGCGCCATACTCATAGCTGTCGTCAAACTGTTCATGTTCATCATCCACCTGCCTTTGAAGGCGGCGAACCTTCTCTTTCAAGGTCCTAGATCTGTCTCTGTACTTTTCAACTTCAGCCTCAAGTCCCGCACTTTTGTCTTTGAGTTCGGCAATTTTGGTTCTGAGTTTTGTGCATTCCGCTTTTCTTTCCGATGCCTCAAGTGACTCTTTCCGCAAACGGGCATCAATCGTTCCCCGCTTCGCCAAAATGCCACAAGTCGGACATGGACAGAAGTCGCACTGCGACATGTGACTATCTATACATGTAGGGTATCACATAATTGTCAATTTGTCTGTTATATTTATACGCACCGAAGGCGCCGCGCTTAACAACCACCTTGCAACCGGCCGCTCGATTTGGGCAGTAAACCTCAAGATCGTCGACTAACTGTTCCAATGCGACGACTCGCCGCAGCTCATTTTCTCGTACTTGTTGTCGACACTCCGGACAAGTTGAGGAAGTCTTATGCTGCTGTACATGTAGCCATGGTTCAATGCAGTTCTTGCAAAACGAATGACCACACGGAGTGACGACGGGTTCGCTCATCACAGTCAAGCAGATTTTGCAGCGCAAGGTATCGTTGACGGCATTCACGTACTCGTACGGCCCGTCAGTGGCATCTTCACAGCTGCTAGTGTCACAGTGCGCCTAGATATGCAGCAAACGTAAAATACTGCGTATGCAGAATGAGATATACTCACCATGACCTTTGAGATCGTCCGTCATGTGACGTCTTTGCCACTTGCGCAGGGGTCTGGTGCCGATGGTGCCGACACGTGAGCATGCTGTCACTACGGGACTTCTGGCAAGCGCATGCACTCAGTGCTATCCGGATTTGCACTGGGAAATACTTCGCACTGTTCGCAGATACGTCGTTTCGAACTTCGTTCGACGATATCGATCATCGCCGAACTCCTGCAATGGCCTCGGAGCCGTCAAAAGCCTCGTCTGGTTatcccgacgacgatttaGCGTCCGCGTGGTTTCTTGACGCCAAGCTCGGCTCTTCCACGAAGAATCTCGTGAGAGAACGcatcgccttcgtcgacgcaacGTCACCCGATCGTCACTACGAAGACCTGAGGCGTCGTCACAAGCCGATAAAccgcgtcgaagcgaaacgaaacgaagacaaCGGTCCaagcgacgcggcgacgacgacgacgacgcgatcgacacctcgcgtcgacgggctACCGACGCCGAAGATCGTCCTATACAGCGCCGATCGCGTGGAGACGTCGTGGAAAGGGCCGAAGCGAATCGGCGCCGGATTGTCGAACTTGGGCAATACGTGCTTTTTGAATTCGGTGCTTCAGTGTCTCACCTACACGCCGCCGCTAATCAACTACATGTCGGAGGGAGAACACGTTGGATCGTGTAAGTACGGTTAAGTAGGAGAAATTGGCGCTTcgtatatttatttatttatttatttatttatttatttatttatatctTTTTATTGAATGCTCGTCGTGTGCACGTGGCCGTACAATCGGCTGTCCCAAAGTCGGTGGGATCTTGTCCGAGGTCTGTCTTGCGTGCTATATAAAAATGGGTGATGCGGGCGAAGCGCAGTTGATTATCGAGACACCCAACTGTGTTTGGGATTATTCGACAATGAGtcttgcttttttttctctaggtcGCGTCAGGGGCTTTTGCGTTCTGTGCGAGCTTCATCGTCACATGCTCGACGCTCTTAGCAGAGCCGGTCAAGCGATCCAGCCACTTGGAATTGTGTCTAAATTGAAACGTGAGCGATTTTATGCGTATGCGGAATAGCCGTTGACGGTTGTTACGCTATCTTACAACAGATATTGCTCGGCACTTGAGGGTTGGACACCAGGAAGACGCGCACGAGTTTTTACGTTATCTTATAGACGGAATGCAGAAGGCTTGTCTAGCAGGATTCCAGTCAAAGTGCGTagatttgaaaatgaaaaattggGATTGTTTACCTAtttcgttgcagtagtttgGATAGAGCAAGCCAAGAGACGACCGCAATACATCAGATTTTTGGAGGATATTACCGGTCTCAAGGTAAAAGGCCATTAAAGGCTGTGGACTTCGCTTTTgctacgtcgtcgttcttagTCATTTGCTTGCAGTGCAGGCACGAATCGAACACGTTCGAACCGCTTCTAGATCTAAGTCTTAATATCAAGGTGAGAAACCTCATATAGATCATTACAGAGAAtgaatatttaattattcaaAATGCCTCCTTCCAGAACTGCTTTACATTAAAGAAAGCGTTAGAGCGATACATCGAACCGGAAATACTAGACGATTCCAACAAGTACCTCTGCTCAAAGTGAACACGAATAGAAGAAGGAAGTGCTCGTCTTCTATTCTTTTATCTAGGTGTAAGCAAAAGAGGAGAGCTCAAAAACGATTGACAATTCATCATCCTCCGCGCGTCTTGACTATTCAGCTGAAGAGGTAAGAGAGACGTTGAACTCCTGACGTAGAATCTCAAACGATTTATTTTCAGGTTTGACTTTAGTAGTATGTTTGGGTTTAAAGTAAGTAAGGACGTGAAATTCGAAGACGCGCTCGATCTTCGGCCGTTTATGAGTCAAAAAAACGTGAGACTGTGCACCGATTGTGTAGTAGCCCAGTCAATGTTTTTTTCCCTTCTGCTCAGGGACCAAAAGAGTTATATCACTTGAATGCCGTCTTGGTTCACTCTGGCTATTCGTGCAATTCCGGGCACTACTACTCCTTTGTCAAAAGTCCAGCCGGATTCTGGTACTCCATGAACGATTCCCACGTGAGAAGATGAGTAGTCGTCTCGTTTCTTGCACACGCTCTGCTTCTGACAGGTTCGTCAAGTGAGCCAACAGACGGTTTTCTCGCAGCAAGCCTACTTGCTCTTCTACTGTCACACAAAGCCAAAGAATCATCACCAGCaacaaccactacaacgcTCTCAGGTAGAGAGGAATGAAAGTCAAGTCAAATTAGGGAATTCTGTGATTTTTGGGGgcagatgacgtcaaatcggtCTCCGACTCCGGTAAGAGCTCCTGTTTCTAATTCGCTGCCACCGTcaaaggagaagacgacCAAGATTGTACAGCCAGTCAAGCCTCGAATAATATCTGAATCGACGACTGCGAGCAAGTCGTCTTCTACTTCAAATCAGCCGACTGCActcaaaattcaaaaggtAGAAAGAGAATCACCCGAGaaaattgttttctttttacgtTTGGGGCTTCAGTTtgcaattaaaattaaaaagcaGCCCAAGCCGTCGTGGGAAGAGGCTCTAACGGGaaagaaagcagaaaaaccGTACACAAACAAGGACGACGCTAGCAAAAGCGCCATTCAGCCcgtgtcgccgccgtcggcgaaagACGCCGAAAACGTATCCGTCGTTTTGCCACAGCAGACGAAACGACTTGGCAAAGCTAAAGTGATCTTTTCTCCGCAAGTTCAGAAGCCCACAGCCATCGTTTCGCCcagcgtgacgtcgtcgccgtcgccgtcaaaggCTACATCGACGCCGAGTGACTTCGCATCGAATGCTAAATCGGTGTCTCCTCttgtcgcgacgacgaaagcggaagCGCAGAGCGACGCTTCGTCGGAAGGCTTGAAAGCTCTCAAGTCGTACGAATCTCCGGATTCAGAGATCCGGCGAAGCCCATCGCCGGCTCAAATTgttccggcgacgtcgacgacgtcgggcAGCCCGGAAAAAGTGGAGGAGGCGGAAGGCGAGCAGCGTTACGGACCGGAAGAACCGAGCTGCgtggagaagaaagaaaagaagaaaaagaagcacaaaaagaagaagaaaaagaagaggggcgacgacggctacgaagaagaaattgtcgaagagagaaagagacgacggtCTGGGTCGAGGCGATCGAGAAGTTTGTCCGTGGAAAAGAAGACCGAGCGACAGAGGCGGTCGAGGAGTGCGTCGTCGGATAGGGAGCCGGAACGGaagcggcgagacgacggcgagtcgAGTCGTTCCTCTgagaggcgacggcgaaaaaagaagcggaagagGTCGCGAGACGAGTCGAGATCGAGAAGTCCGTCGGAGAGGAAAAGGACGAGACGCGCGTCTGAGTCTCGCTCGGAGC
Proteins encoded in this region:
- the LOC136184067 gene encoding ubiquitin carboxyl-terminal hydrolase 36-like isoform X1: MASEPSKASSGYPDDDLASAWFLDAKLGSSTKNLVRERIAFVDATSPDRHYEDLRRRHKPINRVEAKRNEDNGPSDAATTTTTRSTPRVDGLPTPKIVLYSADRVETSWKGPKRIGAGLSNLGNTCFLNSVLQCLTYTPPLINYMSEGEHVGSCRVRGFCVLCELHRHMLDALSRAGQAIQPLGIVSKLKHIARHLRVGHQEDAHEFLRYLIDGMQKACLAGFQSNSLDRASQETTAIHQIFGGYYRSQVICLQCRHESNTFEPLLDLSLNIKNCFTLKKALERYIEPEILDDSNKYLCSKCKQKRRAQKRLTIHHPPRVLTIQLKRFDFSSMFGFKVSKDVKFEDALDLRPFMSQKNGPKELYHLNAVLVHSGYSCNSGHYYSFVKSPAGFWYSMNDSHVRQVSQQTVFSQQAYLLFYCHTKPKNHHQQQPLQRSQMTSNRSPTPVRAPVSNSLPPSKEKTTKIVQPVKPRIISESTTASKSSSTSNQPTALKIQKFAIKIKKQPKPSWEEALTGKKAEKPYTNKDDASKSAIQPVSPPSAKDAENVSVVLPQQTKRLGKAKVIFSPQVQKPTAIVSPSVTSSPSPSKATSTPSDFASNAKSVSPLVATTKAEAQSDASSEGLKALKSYESPDSEIRRSPSPAQIVPATSTTSGSPEKVEEAEGEQRYGPEEPSCVEKKEKKKKKHKKKKKKKRGDDGYEEEIVEERKRRRSGSRRSRSLSVEKKTERQRRSRSASSDREPERKRRDDGESSRSSERRRRKKKRKRSRDESRSRSPSERKRTRRASESRSERKETRRESRDRKRERSRSRSTSPEKRSHGKKEVEKVKYVDGTVCVVVDKTTRCEKDKADVVGVLTASTGHGYGKSVESWEGGPSRVDSAADVDDLRRSNRDDWDDEYDKGRAKKVKSARRQFAGQSSKNEFQDIQSKRNKVYTGSKHRLDENRRQDHGRHRGHNRHHHHYHRHYTGKR
- the LOC136184067 gene encoding ubiquitin carboxyl-terminal hydrolase 36-like isoform X2, with translation MASEPSKASSGYPDDDLASAWFLDAKLGSSTKNLVRERIAFVDATSPDRHYEDLRRRHKPINRVEAKRNEDNGPSDAATTTTTRSTPRVDGLPTPKIVLYSADRVETSWKGPKRIGAGLSNLGNTCFLNSVLQCLTYTPPLINYMSEGEHVGSCRVRGFCVLCELHRHMLDALSRAGQAIQPLGIVSKLKHIARHLRVGHQEDAHEFLRYLIDGMQKACLAGFQSNLDRASQETTAIHQIFGGYYRSQVICLQCRHESNTFEPLLDLSLNIKNCFTLKKALERYIEPEILDDSNKYLCSKCKQKRRAQKRLTIHHPPRVLTIQLKRFDFSSMFGFKVSKDVKFEDALDLRPFMSQKNGPKELYHLNAVLVHSGYSCNSGHYYSFVKSPAGFWYSMNDSHVRQVSQQTVFSQQAYLLFYCHTKPKNHHQQQPLQRSQMTSNRSPTPVRAPVSNSLPPSKEKTTKIVQPVKPRIISESTTASKSSSTSNQPTALKIQKFAIKIKKQPKPSWEEALTGKKAEKPYTNKDDASKSAIQPVSPPSAKDAENVSVVLPQQTKRLGKAKVIFSPQVQKPTAIVSPSVTSSPSPSKATSTPSDFASNAKSVSPLVATTKAEAQSDASSEGLKALKSYESPDSEIRRSPSPAQIVPATSTTSGSPEKVEEAEGEQRYGPEEPSCVEKKEKKKKKHKKKKKKKRGDDGYEEEIVEERKRRRSGSRRSRSLSVEKKTERQRRSRSASSDREPERKRRDDGESSRSSERRRRKKKRKRSRDESRSRSPSERKRTRRASESRSERKETRRESRDRKRERSRSRSTSPEKRSHGKKEVEKVKYVDGTVCVVVDKTTRCEKDKADVVGVLTASTGHGYGKSVESWEGGPSRVDSAADVDDLRRSNRDDWDDEYDKGRAKKVKSARRQFAGQSSKNEFQDIQSKRNKVYTGSKHRLDENRRQDHGRHRGHNRHHHHYHRHYTGKR
- the LOC136184067 gene encoding ubiquitin carboxyl-terminal hydrolase 36-like isoform X3, yielding MLVVCTWPYNRLSQSRWDLVRGRVRGFCVLCELHRHMLDALSRAGQAIQPLGIVSKLKHIARHLRVGHQEDAHEFLRYLIDGMQKACLAGFQSNSLDRASQETTAIHQIFGGYYRSQVICLQCRHESNTFEPLLDLSLNIKNCFTLKKALERYIEPEILDDSNKYLCSKCKQKRRAQKRLTIHHPPRVLTIQLKRFDFSSMFGFKVSKDVKFEDALDLRPFMSQKNGPKELYHLNAVLVHSGYSCNSGHYYSFVKSPAGFWYSMNDSHVRQVSQQTVFSQQAYLLFYCHTKPKNHHQQQPLQRSQMTSNRSPTPVRAPVSNSLPPSKEKTTKIVQPVKPRIISESTTASKSSSTSNQPTALKIQKFAIKIKKQPKPSWEEALTGKKAEKPYTNKDDASKSAIQPVSPPSAKDAENVSVVLPQQTKRLGKAKVIFSPQVQKPTAIVSPSVTSSPSPSKATSTPSDFASNAKSVSPLVATTKAEAQSDASSEGLKALKSYESPDSEIRRSPSPAQIVPATSTTSGSPEKVEEAEGEQRYGPEEPSCVEKKEKKKKKHKKKKKKKRGDDGYEEEIVEERKRRRSGSRRSRSLSVEKKTERQRRSRSASSDREPERKRRDDGESSRSSERRRRKKKRKRSRDESRSRSPSERKRTRRASESRSERKETRRESRDRKRERSRSRSTSPEKRSHGKKEVEKVKYVDGTVCVVVDKTTRCEKDKADVVGVLTASTGHGYGKSVESWEGGPSRVDSAADVDDLRRSNRDDWDDEYDKGRAKKVKSARRQFAGQSSKNEFQDIQSKRNKVYTGSKHRLDENRRQDHGRHRGHNRHHHHYHRHYTGKR